One part of the Glycine soja cultivar W05 chromosome 11, ASM419377v2, whole genome shotgun sequence genome encodes these proteins:
- the LOC114376371 gene encoding uncharacterized protein LOC114376371 isoform X1, translating into MANDTGSGRVVTEKGLATRSSRETLGKNALASGSATNATPNRKSERLEKRTPPSLSARITVRFGQKTPSPLRRSERTKNASPSPSSDPSASKSKSSGSKSNCSGKQLAFEASADEDDDDEKSGAEASSRLRPKRMTAGEYRALFVKPKIDCNEKTNGMDRSTEGDCHEKTNGMDRSTQEDCHEKPNGMNRSTQEDCHDKTNGMYRSTQEDCHEKSNGVDMSAQEGDDGARDKIDVCLKENCFDSARDDKDILLPEDANSKEMRAESKLSGPLKELLDNNATLNSLVPSNAATCEPPSGASERVQSESCMEETSQKSGSRDSIINENLIRKCVENDKGEKSISLKRKKNMLDMHSDASAMLVDNNISNLIEDAHPSRICGNVVETSGSCSKRIRRISLSESDVKKGGRKTANNVDQPSSKSNGENLSTRNKEGNSGDSVDPEIPQGNTVETEKIRKQQRSLHLLLKPEIANLCEILHLPENVKSMVENCLEYTMNNYQICTEPVSILQAFQLSLCWTAAALLNHKLDFEESLMLAKQNLNFDCKKEVVDEINSRLWDLKEFFLKLTGNSNVASYPKASESSNGVYSFIEETPEVELVKNDNSKNIKNVQKSKSQWNKLLLTQQEEKQKLKKDIENENGEFWRRYRIHRAAIQSCSPNDVTKEQKLKVFNSEYMKIIRELERQHEICLKDLEDKQLKTRLTFQEISAPDELINPVTSNKSGTKVDQTCDQAQHSNAPKDLVSDHVVEGEGFNDIVEIMTRTGTGIGLSEAPDANASVVVPCSSTVELQTPLVKHAYANEMDIVASKDGPVSGNKCYNVAENEYDSQGNIFSKHYNSREQCSDGAISSPEEGEFVNYSCESHDFWKDAITQVLPSSNEEICDGITLDIQCSDGAISSPEDGEFVNYSSESHDFGQDAMTQVLLSSNEEMCDWKTLDVQRSDGAISLPEEGECINYSCESHDFGQDAIAQVLPSSNEEICDGKTLDVPCGEVSPTGCNTSSSNGDHVEIPSSRQGELDGTILSNPVCGSSIEVGANGSNDGAKNMAPLNSQSSEEHIPCVNTISTPNCENAAQIHEADDNNGSKNAETLNSSLSDERISSLNSKSPQDHVRNENAMCMQNCENFAPSLEDDDGDGSTIVIPNPPLIDERNADRTIVLNRDAHVGMLETVNLTPSTEQISGGAVDEDGLPNHIPKSSVLDSVLSRRREADSPSNSSDADCIILSNQPSLEKQNHEVLSNIPVGQIPVEVSDTCHERITVNVLDGEEAVGRPATVNCTDYPENIIPLNSSSMDQISNGGPLLDGDLSSGPCATSPGNGLTLPDEQIPVLVPENSDKVARCQLTDSAVVKKNAISDQQEGVCRTMTENSLSQETPVSRTVHDLMEPLEPLQSLSSVESPPDPDTAREMPNTLISSPVDIVPDNQSINVSLVMEPPEQEGQLLSAGFLSSNQDLSNLPLVTGNKDQPSDEDDLPYHISEIQNQVVQQASYSDQQEGACRTVTENSLSLETPVSRPVDDLMEPLEQVQPLSSVESPPDRDTAREMQNILVSSSVDFVPDNQSINDSLVMEPPEQEGQLPSAGILSSNQDLANLPLVTRTEDQPSNEDGISNHIPETSIEIQNQAVGQCASNVELDSCSRQVVHPASNMDLDSLLPGGFRRQSSDTRNLSTLTENNSHPVQPASQSASRIIRHLCLDPLTNELERLRILTDQNMKEYENKKLQLKCDFEKELEELYRKYDIKRKEIEVEFQNIRKNLDTRNKIVFVNKILAEAFRAKSMDLKVSGASRMQQDASVPMQLFQLASQQNATQPCLVGASSCGPPAASVQSSYATTTTQTMVSPIQATYSTPGTFSSVSPRLPHINSLSSPLGNVQTAGEIRAPAPHLQPYRPPTSIPASSPCTVPHGRPGQPTPGNIPVTSPPFSHRTPRPMPANFQSVPHRGHWPVSTSGLSTPNLSAAMNSRGDANSQPGINLANVRPHMPDLPTLMNLNLSKFGCNSSPANSAHQATSPDVVCLSDDE; encoded by the exons ATGGCGAACGACACTGGTTCCGGTCGCGTCGTCACAGAGAAAGGACTGGCTACGAGGTCTTCGAGAGAGACATTAGGGAAGAATGCGCTTGCGAGCGGTTCCGCCACGAACGCCACTCCGAATCGCAAGTCGGAACGGCTCGAGAAGCGGACGCCGCCGTCGCTCTCGGCGAGAATCACGGTGAGATTCGGTCAGAAGACGCCGAGTCCGTTGCGGAGATCTGAGAGAACGAAGAAcgcttctccttctccttcttcgGATCCTTCGGCTTCGAAATCCAAGAGTTCGGGTTCGAAGAGCAATTGCAGTGGGAAACAGTTGGCGTTTGAGGCTAGCGCtgacgaagatgatgatgatgagaaaAGTGGCGCGGAAGCTTCTTCGAGACTTAGACCTAAGAGAATGACTGCGGGCGAGTATCGTGCTCTCTTTGTTAAACCTAAGATAG ATTGCAATGAGAAGACAAATGGGATGGATAGGTCAACTGAAGGAG ATTGCCATGAGAAGACAAATGGAATGGATAGGTCAACTCAAGAAG ATTGCCATGAGAAGCCAAATGGGATGAATAGATCAACTCAAGAAG ATTGCCATGATAAGACAAATGGGATGTATAGGTCAACTCAAGAAG ATTGCCATGAGAAGTCAAATGGGGTGGATATGTCAGCTCAGGAAGGTGATGACGGGGCTAGGGACAAGATTGACGTGTGCCTTAAAGAGAATTGTTTTGATTCTGCCAGGGATGATAAGGATATTCTTCTACCTGAAGATGCCAATAGTAAAGAGATGAGAGCTGAGTCTAAGTTGAGTGGGCCTTTGAAAGAACTATTAGATAATAATGCGACTCTAAATTCATTGGTACCGTCTAATGCTGCAACCTGTGAGCCGCCCAGTGGGGCGTCTGAAAGGGTTCAGTCTGAATCGTGCATGGAGGAGACATCACAGAAGTCAGGGTCAAGGGATTccataataaatgaaaatttgattaGGAAATGTGTTGAGAATGATAAGGGTGAAAAATCAATatctttgaagagaaaaaaaaatatgttggacATGCATTCAGATGCTTCTGCTATGTTGGTTGACAATAACATCAGCAACTTGATTGAGGATGCTCACCCATCAAGGATATGTGGCAATGTTGTGGAGACCAGCGGGTCATGTTCCAAAAGGATAAG gcgTATCTCCTTATCAGAATCAGATGTGAAAAAGGGTGGGAGGAAAACTGCCAATAATGTTgatcagccttcttcaaaatctaatGGTGAAAATTTATCTACTAGGAACAAGGAAG GAAATTCTGGAGATTCAGTGG ACCCAGAGATACCTCAAGGGAACACTGTTGAAACAGAGAAAATACGAAAACAGCAGAGGAGCTTACATCTTTTACTGAAGCCAGAGATAGCAAATCTTTGTGAAATTCTGCATCTGCCT GAAAATGTCAAGAGTATGGTTGAAAATTGTCTTGAATATACTATGAACAATTACCAGATCTGTACAGAACCAGTGTCAATATTACAGGCTTTTCAACTATCTCTG TGTTGGACTGCTGCTGCTTTGCTAAATCACAAACTTGACTTTGAAGAGTCCCTCATGCTTGCTAAGCAGAACTTGAATTTTGACTGCAAGAAGGAAGTGGTGGATGAAATTAATTCAAGACTCTGGGATctgaaggaattttttttaaaactcacaGGAAACTCTAATGTTGCCAGCTATCCAAAAGCTTCTGAGTCATCAAATGGGGTTTATTCATTTATTGAAGAGACACCAGAGGTTGAATTAGTAAAAAAtgacaattctaaaaatattaaaaacgtTCAGAAGAGTAAAAGCCAGTGGAATAAGCTACTTCTGACACAACAAGAAGAGAAGCAAAAGTTGAAAAAagatattgaaaatgaaaatggtgAATTTTGGAGAAGGTACCGAATACACAGGGCAGCTATTCAATCATGTTCTCCCAATGATGTAACCAAAGAGCAAAAGCTCAAGGTTTTCAACAGTgaatacatgaaaataattaGAGAATTGGAAAGGCAGCATGAGATATGTCTCAAGGATCTTGAGGACAAGCAATTAAAAACAAGGCTGACATTCCAAGAGATTTCAGCACCTGATGAATTGATAAACCCAGTTACTTCAAACAAATCTGGGACTAAGGTTGACCAGACTTGTGATCAAGCCCAGCATTCTAATGCTCCGAAAGACCTTGTGTCTGATCATGTTGTCGAAGGAGAGGGTTTCAATGATATAGTTGAAATCATGACAAGGACTGGAACTGGGATTGGATTATCTGAAGCTCCTGATGCCAATGCCTCTGTAGTTGTACCATGCAGTAGCACAGTTGAACTGCAAACTCCTCTGGTCAAACATGCTTATGCTAATGAGATGGACATAGTGGCTTCAAAAGATGGACCAGTATCTGGAAATAAGTGCTATAATGTTGCTGAAAATGAATATGATAGTCAAGGAAATATTTTCTCTAAGCATTACAATTCCAGAGAACAATGTTCTGATGGAGCTATTAGCTCGCCAGAGGAGGGGGAGTTTGTAAATTATAGTTGTGAATCTCATGATTTTTGGAAGGATGCTATAACACAAGTTCTGCCTTCATCTAATGAAGAGATATGTGATGGGATAACATTAGATATTCAATGTTCTGATGGAGCTATTAGCTCGCCAGAGGATGGGGAGTTTGTAAATTATAGTTCTGAATCTCATGATTTTGGGCAGGATGCTATGACACAGGTTCTGCTTTCATCTAATGAAGAGATGTGTGATTGGAAAACATTAGATGTTCAGCGTTCTGATGGAGCTATTAGCTTGCCAGAGGAGGGGGAGTGTATAAATTATAGTTGTGAATCTCATGATTTTGGGCAGGATGCTATAGCCCAAGTTCTGCCTTCATCTAATGAAGAGATATGTGATGGGAAAACATTAGATGTTCCCTGTGGAGAGGTGTCTCCTACAGGGTGTAACACCAGCAGTTCAAATGGTGATCATGTTGAAATTCCTTCTTCTAGGCAAGGGGAACTTGATGGGACTATACTGAGCAATCCTGTTTGTGGTTCATCAATAGAGGTTGGGGCTAATGGTTCCAATGATGGTGCAAAGAATATGGCACCCTTGAATTCTCAATCATCTGAAGAACATATCCCATGTGTAAATACCATATCCACACCAAATTGTGAGAATGCTGCACAAATCCATGAGGCTGATGACAATAATGGTTCAAAAAATGCTGAAACTCTGAACTCATCTTTGTCTGATGAAAGAATTTCCTCCTTGAATTCAAAATCACCTCAAGACCATGTCCGTAATGAAAATGCCATGTGCATGCAAAATTGTGAGAATTTTGCACCGAGCCTTGAGGATGATGACGGTGATGGTTCAACTATTGTCATTCCAAATCCACCTTTGATTGATGAGAGAAATGCTGATAGGACCATAGTATTAAATAGAGATGCACATGTGGGAATGCTTGAGACTGTCAATCTCACTCCATCCACAGAGCAAATATCTGGAGGTGCAGTAGATGAAGATGGTCTCCCCAACCACATTCCCAAGTCATCAGTTTTAGATAGTGTATTGTCCAGACGACGCGAAGCTGATAGTCCTAGTAATAGCTCGGATGCTGATTGTATTATTCTTTCAAATCAACCTTCTTTAGAGAAACAAAATCATGAAGTCTTATCAAACATACCTGTTGGACAAATTCCAGTTGAAGTGTCAGACACTTGTCATGAGAGGATTACTGTAAATGTATTAGATGGGGAGGAAGCTGTGGGAAGGCCTGCCACAGTCAATTGTACTGATTATCCTGAGAATATAATTCCTCTGAATTCTTCATCCATGGATCAAATATCTAATGGAGGTCCATTATTAGATGGAGATTTATCATCAGGGCCTTGTGCTACTAGCCCAGGCAATGGTCTGACCCTACCTGATGAACAAATTCCTGTCTTAGTGCCAGAAAATAGCGATAAAGTGGCTCGATGTCAATTAACAGACAGTGCAGTGGTGAAGAAAAATGCCATATCTGACCAGCAGGAAGGAGTATGTAGAACCATGACAGAAAACAGTTTATCCCAGGAGACTCCAGTATCGAGAACAGTTCATGATCTCATGGAGCCTCTAGAACCACTGCAATCATTATCATCTGTAGAGTCTCCACCTGACCCGGATACTGCTAGAGAAATGCCGAACACTTTGATATCTAGTCCTGTTGATATTGTACCTGATAATCAATCCATTAATGTTTCACTGGTCATGGAGCCTCCAGAGCAGGAGGGGCAATTACTTTCTGCAGGTTTCCTTTCTTCCAACCAGGACCTATCTAATTTGCCTTTGGTGACTGGAAACAAAGACCAGCCATCCGATGAAGATGATCTCCCCTATCACATTTCTGAGATTCAAAATCAAGTTGTGCAACAAGCCTCATATTCGGACCAGCAGGAAGGAGCATGTAGAACCGTGACAGAAAACAGTTTGTCCCTAGAGACTCCAGTATCTAGACCAGTTGATGATCTCATGGAGCCTCTAGAACAAGTGCAACCATTATCATCTGTAGAGTCTCCACCTGACCGTGATACTGCTAGAGAAATGCAGAACATTTTGGTATCTAGTTCTGTTGATTTTGTACCAGACAATCAATCCATTAATGATTCACTGGTCATGGAGCCTCCAGAGCAGGAGGGGCAATTACCTTCTGCCGGTATCCTTTCTTCCAACCAGGACCTAGCTAACTTGCCTTTGGTGACTCGAACTGAAGACCAGCCATCCAATGAAGATGGTATTTCCAACCACATTCCCGAGACATCAATTGAGATTCAAAACCAAGCTGTTGGGCAATGTGCCTCAAATGTGGAACTTGACTCATGTTCTCGTCAAGTTGTACATCCAGCCTCAAATATGGACCTTGATTCACTTCTTCCTGGTGGATTCAGACGGCAGTCTTCAGACACAAGAAATTTGTCAACTCTCACAGAGAATAATAGCCATCCTGTACAACCTGCTAGCCAATCAGCTTCCAGGATTATTCGACATTTGTGCCTTGATCCACTTACCAATGAATTAGAAAGACTGCGTATACTGACAGACCAAAATATGAAAGAATATGAAAACAAG AAATTGCAGTTGAAATGTGATTTTGAGAAGGAACTCGAGGAACTTTACAGGAAGTATGACATTAAACGTAAGGAGATTGAGGTTGAATTTCAGAATATAAGGAAGAACCTGGATACAcgaaataaaatagtttttgtaaataagataTTGGCTGAGGCTTTCAGGGCTAAATCCATGGATCTTAAAGTATCTGGTGCATCAAGAATGCAGCAAG ATGCAAGTGTTCCAATGCAATTATTTCAGCTTGCAAGTCAGCAAAATGCCACTCAGCCCTGTCTGGTTGGTGCATCATCTTGTGGGCCTCCTGCAGCCAGCGTGCAGAGTTCCTACGCCACAACTACCACTCAGACTATGGTATCACCAATACAGGCCACTTACAGTACACCAGGAACTTTCTCCAGTGTTTCTCCAAGACTACCTCATATCAACTCCCTCTCTTCACCCTTGGGAAATGTTCAAACTGCCGGGGAGATACGTGCCCCTGCACCACATCTCCAGCCTTATAGACCCCCAACATCCATCCCAGCCTCCAGTCCATGTACAGTTCCGCATGGGAGGCCAGGTCAGCCTACACCCGGTAATATTCCGGTAACTTCTCCCCCATTTTCTCACCGGACACCCCGGCCAATGCCCGCAAACTTTCAGTCTGTTCCTCATAGGGGGCATTGGCCCGTAAGTACAAGTGGGTTATCCACACCTAATTTATCTGCTGCCATGAATTCTCGTGGTGATGCTAATAGTCAACCTGGTATAAATCTGGCAAATGTTCGGCCACATATGCCAGATTTGCCTACATTGATGAACTTGAACCTATCCAAATTTGGCTGTAATAGCTCGCCGGCTAACTCAGCACATCAAGCTACATCACCTGATGTAGTCTGTTTATCAGATGATGAATGA